The following are encoded in a window of Rubellicoccus peritrichatus genomic DNA:
- a CDS encoding aminoglycoside phosphotransferase family protein has protein sequence MNIDSSLKLDAIASLFDTRADFVNAHPYGSGHINDTFCAYYDQAGLRIRYIHQRINHNVFTDPPALMTNIKRVTEHAQALLSEGNHPEAFRRTLSLIPAISGEPYAQDSTGNYWRTYPFIERARTYDQIQSTDQAEAAAKAFGEFQKHAATLPGERLTETIPSFHHTPKRYERLLEAIANDKVNRAGSVKEEILFVEKRVQDCSRVVKLMESGEIPERVTHNDTKLNNVMIDDVSGEGICVIDLDTVMPGSVLYDFGDMVRTATPATAEDEVDTSKIHMQMPMFEALLRGYLDSARAFLNDAEIQHLAFSGKLLSLECGIRFLTDHLEGDHYFKIKRKNHNLDRCRSQFALVKSIESQQSEMETLVSKYIYNSKPANAL, from the coding sequence ATGAATATAGATAGTTCCTTGAAACTCGACGCAATCGCCTCGCTCTTTGATACGCGGGCCGATTTCGTTAACGCCCATCCCTATGGCAGTGGCCATATAAACGATACTTTTTGCGCCTACTATGACCAGGCCGGATTGCGTATTCGGTATATTCACCAGCGGATCAACCACAATGTATTCACCGATCCACCGGCATTGATGACAAACATCAAGCGGGTAACAGAACACGCTCAGGCTCTACTGTCCGAAGGGAATCATCCCGAAGCATTTCGCCGCACCCTCTCCCTCATCCCCGCCATCAGCGGTGAACCCTATGCTCAGGATTCCACGGGTAATTACTGGCGCACTTATCCATTCATTGAAAGGGCACGTACCTATGATCAAATTCAATCCACAGACCAGGCTGAAGCTGCCGCAAAGGCATTCGGCGAATTCCAAAAACATGCAGCCACCCTGCCGGGCGAACGGCTTACGGAAACCATTCCGTCTTTTCACCACACACCCAAACGTTACGAACGGCTCCTCGAAGCCATCGCCAACGATAAAGTCAACCGGGCAGGATCGGTAAAAGAAGAAATCCTTTTCGTCGAAAAACGGGTGCAAGACTGTAGTCGCGTTGTCAAGCTGATGGAATCGGGCGAAATCCCGGAGCGCGTCACACACAACGACACTAAATTGAACAACGTCATGATCGACGATGTCAGTGGTGAAGGTATCTGCGTCATTGACCTGGATACCGTGATGCCAGGCAGCGTTCTCTACGATTTTGGCGACATGGTTCGCACGGCAACACCGGCAACCGCAGAGGACGAAGTGGACACCAGTAAAATCCATATGCAGATGCCAATGTTTGAAGCTCTGCTTCGCGGTTATTTGGATAGCGCCAGAGCTTTCCTCAATGATGCAGAGATTCAGCATCTCGCTTTCTCAGGAAAACTTCTCTCTCTCGAATGCGGTATCCGCTTTCTCACTGATCACCTGGAGGGAGACCACTATTTCAAAATCAAACGCAAAAATCATAACCTCGATCGCTGCCGCAGTCAGTTTGCGCTCGTGAAATCCATCGAGAGTCAACAAAGTGAAATGGAAACTCTGGTTTCAAAATACATCTACAATTCGAAACCAGCCAATGCATTATGA
- a CDS encoding NAD-dependent epimerase/dehydratase family protein, giving the protein MKILITGGSGFIGSHLVEHYQGVAEEIRVLDNLRTGYRNNLEGFDCTFVEGSITDRGVVKEAVKDIDIIYHLAALVSVPESMSSPLECVEINVNGLLNVLEEGSKTGAKKLVFASSAAIYGDNPTIPKVESMFPEPRSPYAITKLDGEYYCDLYQRENRISTAAIRFFNVFGPRQDPNGAYAAAVPIFIERAVNNQEITIFGEGDQTRDFIYVKDIVNALTFAGENEKIHGVHNAGYGAQITIRELADEIISATSSSSKIKHAPTRAGDVKHSRASAELLLSKGWQPKYSLASGLKETLEHLSII; this is encoded by the coding sequence ATGAAGATTTTGATTACTGGAGGAAGCGGGTTTATCGGCTCACACCTCGTCGAACATTATCAGGGTGTGGCCGAGGAGATTCGCGTTCTGGACAACCTGCGAACAGGCTATCGAAACAATCTCGAGGGCTTTGACTGCACTTTCGTAGAAGGCTCAATCACTGACCGTGGTGTTGTCAAAGAGGCTGTCAAAGATATCGACATCATCTATCATCTGGCAGCTCTAGTCAGCGTTCCCGAGTCCATGAGTAGCCCGCTGGAGTGCGTTGAGATCAATGTCAACGGCCTCCTCAATGTTCTGGAGGAAGGTTCCAAGACTGGTGCCAAAAAATTGGTATTTGCCTCTTCTGCAGCCATTTACGGAGACAATCCGACGATCCCTAAGGTTGAGTCAATGTTTCCGGAGCCGCGTAGCCCTTATGCAATCACTAAACTCGACGGCGAGTATTACTGTGATCTCTACCAGCGTGAAAACCGAATTTCCACAGCCGCAATCAGATTCTTCAATGTCTTTGGTCCGCGACAGGATCCCAATGGTGCCTATGCCGCCGCAGTCCCCATTTTTATTGAACGCGCAGTTAACAATCAGGAGATTACCATCTTCGGCGAAGGAGACCAGACTCGCGACTTTATTTATGTCAAAGACATCGTCAATGCCCTCACTTTTGCAGGAGAGAACGAGAAGATCCATGGAGTTCACAATGCCGGTTACGGAGCACAAATCACAATCCGCGAACTGGCGGACGAAATCATCTCTGCAACTTCCAGTAGCTCTAAAATCAAACATGCCCCAACGCGTGCTGGAGATGTAAAACACTCACGGGCCAGTGCGGAATTACTATTGAGCAAAGGCTGGCAGCCAAAGTACAGCCTGGCCAGTGGCTTAAAAGAAACGCTTGAGCATCTTTCGATTATCTAG
- a CDS encoding nucleotidyltransferase family protein, protein MKPTLLVLAAGMGSRYGGLKQMDPMGPNGETMLDYSVYDAIRAGFDRVVFVIRRDFEADFKQQVGSRFAGKIDVDYAFQDLSDLPEGFSIPEGRTKPWGTAHAILAARNVVHAPFAAINADDFYGRDAYAQIAHYFESLETPEALHLCMVGYNLEKTLSDHGTVNRGVCSTENGLLINVEEYTEIGHSSEKGLTGKNLTGNEVAVSPDSSVSMNFWGFTPPIFEHLTEAFVAFLKERGSEMKSECYIPTVVDDLIKAGVAPCPVLETSSPWFGVTYPDDKPNVVASIEKLIEAEDYPQSLVCC, encoded by the coding sequence ATGAAACCAACACTCCTCGTTCTTGCTGCGGGCATGGGCAGTCGCTACGGCGGCCTGAAACAAATGGACCCGATGGGGCCAAATGGCGAAACCATGCTGGACTACTCTGTCTACGATGCGATTCGCGCTGGCTTTGACCGTGTGGTCTTTGTCATTCGGCGCGACTTCGAAGCGGACTTCAAGCAACAGGTCGGTAGCCGCTTCGCAGGCAAAATTGACGTTGATTACGCATTTCAGGATCTAAGCGATTTACCAGAGGGCTTTTCCATTCCTGAAGGCAGGACCAAGCCCTGGGGCACAGCCCACGCCATCCTGGCTGCAAGAAATGTGGTTCATGCGCCATTTGCAGCTATCAACGCAGATGATTTCTACGGACGTGATGCTTACGCGCAAATCGCTCATTACTTCGAATCGCTCGAAACGCCAGAAGCTCTTCACCTCTGCATGGTTGGCTACAATCTGGAAAAAACGTTGTCTGATCATGGCACCGTCAATCGTGGCGTTTGTTCGACAGAAAACGGCTTGCTCATCAACGTCGAGGAATACACCGAAATTGGTCATTCATCAGAGAAAGGCCTGACTGGTAAAAATCTTACCGGAAACGAAGTTGCTGTTTCCCCCGACTCCAGCGTATCCATGAACTTTTGGGGATTCACGCCACCGATCTTCGAACACTTGACCGAAGCCTTTGTTGCCTTCCTCAAAGAACGCGGTTCTGAAATGAAATCAGAGTGTTACATTCCGACTGTAGTGGACGATCTGATCAAAGCTGGCGTGGCACCCTGCCCTGTGTTGGAAACCTCAAGCCCATGGTTTGGTGTCACCTACCCGGATGACAAGCCCAACGTCGTAGCCAGTATTGAAAAGCTGATCGAAGCAGAAGACTACCCGCAGTCGTTGGTTTGTTGCTAG
- a CDS encoding ParB/RepB/Spo0J family partition protein codes for MASSKNRLGRGLGSLIAGGGASKPSSSPKKKSTSKAAPKKVSKPAAKKTPASAVKSKAVKAEPKAEVSSSQPYREISVSKVEPNPYQPRREMDPERVKDLADSIRSEGLLQPIVVRPVGEVFQLIAGERRWRAHQQLGLKTIAAKIMDASDTSSAVISLIENLQREGLNPIEESLGYASLMGDFDLTQEAVAERVGKARASIANSLRLLQLDRETQGFVSKGMLSVGHAKVLLGLDDATQRSILARRILESGMSVREAERYVKRQKSETASTGVRSVPEAEQTVIHDLERQLSTRLNTKVHLKHTPKKGRIIIEYYGNDDLQRILEKTGLEQI; via the coding sequence ATGGCATCCTCGAAAAATCGATTAGGTCGTGGCCTTGGTAGCTTGATCGCCGGTGGCGGCGCAAGTAAGCCAAGCTCCTCACCCAAGAAAAAAAGCACAAGCAAAGCAGCACCGAAAAAGGTTTCGAAACCGGCTGCGAAAAAGACACCCGCCAGTGCAGTGAAATCAAAGGCCGTTAAAGCTGAGCCAAAGGCTGAAGTCTCCTCATCACAGCCTTATCGCGAAATTTCTGTATCCAAGGTTGAGCCAAACCCTTATCAACCACGCCGTGAGATGGACCCAGAGCGGGTCAAAGACCTTGCAGATAGCATTCGTTCCGAAGGTTTGCTCCAACCGATCGTCGTGAGACCAGTTGGGGAAGTCTTTCAGCTGATTGCGGGTGAACGCCGCTGGCGTGCTCACCAACAGCTTGGACTGAAGACTATTGCTGCAAAGATTATGGATGCGAGTGATACGTCTTCGGCTGTTATTTCGCTAATCGAAAATCTCCAGCGCGAAGGCCTTAACCCGATTGAAGAGTCTTTGGGTTATGCAAGTTTGATGGGGGATTTTGACCTTACCCAGGAAGCTGTGGCTGAGCGTGTTGGCAAGGCCCGGGCTTCGATTGCGAATTCCCTTCGTCTTTTACAGCTCGATCGTGAGACGCAGGGATTTGTCTCGAAAGGGATGCTCTCAGTTGGTCATGCCAAGGTTTTACTTGGTCTGGATGATGCGACTCAGCGCTCTATATTGGCCCGCCGGATTCTTGAATCCGGTATGAGTGTTCGCGAAGCCGAGCGCTATGTTAAGCGGCAAAAGAGTGAAACTGCATCTACTGGAGTTCGTTCCGTTCCTGAAGCAGAACAAACCGTGATTCATGATCTGGAGCGGCAGCTTTCCACAAGGCTGAATACCAAAGTTCACTTGAAGCATACTCCCAAGAAGGGGCGTATCATCATCGAGTATTACGGCAACGACGATCTCCAGCGTATTCTGGAGAAGACTGGCCTGGAGCAGATTTGA